atcagcataacaaaagaatcaaaatagtaagatccgaccgtgggggggggagtactatggtcgacataccccatttggccaagttcctggaccttttgcaaggtttttgcaggaaaatggcatagtagcccagtattcgatgccgggcgagcctcagcaaaatggagtagctgaaaggcgtaaccgtacgctgatggatatggtgcgcagcatgatgagttattccaccttaccattgggactgtggatggaggcgttgaagaccaccattcacattctaaatagagtgccaagtaagtcggtgcccaaaacaccgtatgaactatggacaggaagagtaccctcactaaaccacctccgtgtgtgggggagcccagttgaggccaaagtatttaacccaaacatcgggaagctagatcccaaaatagtaagttgccacttcattggctatccggaaaaatcaaaaggttttcgtttctactgtccagacagatatacaaagtttgtagaaacgagacaagcgattttcttagaggatgagatggtgagggggagcatggtagctcgagagattgatcttgaggagaagcgggtgtgtgcacctaatccgatgattcaggaaccatacttctcactacctattattcccgcaccaatagttcctgaggtcgtggtgcaagcacccgctacagtccctgatattgtggtgtaggcacctgctgtgattccacccgtggaaacgatgagtgaagttttggaacctgtccttcaggagccaactgaacccatcattacacacgaggaagagttgcagcagccacctcttaataatgtgccacaagcagaggcacagaatatgcccgaaagtgaggggcctagaaggtctcaaagggtcagaaaatcagctatccctgattgttataaagtttataatacagaagaagttcatatagaaggtgatcccacttcatatgaagaagccatgaaaagtgttcactcatcgaagtggctagaggccatggaagatgagatgaaatcgatgagttccaacaatgtttgggaacttgaggagattcctaaaggagccaaaacagtaggctgtaaatgggtctacaagactaaacgtgactccaaagggaatatagaaaggtataaggcgagacttgtggcaaaaggctttacacaaagagaaggaatagattacaatgagactttttctcctgtctcatgtaaagactccttcagaatcataatggcactggttgcacattttgatttagagttacatcagatggatgtaaagacggcatttctaaatgggcatttagaagaaaatgtctacatgaaacaaccaaagggttttatcatggaagacaaagagaatatgggatgtcgtctaaagaaatccatttatggattaaagcaagcctctagacagtggtatctaaagtttaatgatataataaagaaatttgggcttcaagagaatatagaggacaattgtgtctatgcaaagttcaaaaatgggaaatacattttcctaatcctgtatgtggatgatattttacttgcaagcagtgatatcagtctactgcaagagacaaagaagttcttgtcctcaaacttcgatatgaaggatcttagtgaagcatcatatgttttgggcatagaaattcaccgaaatagattgaatggggtccttggattatcgcaaagggcatatttagaaaaggttctaaagaagtacaatatgcatgcgagtaaggccacacctgctcccatagtcaagggcgacagttttgggaattttcaatgtcccaggaaccagtacgagatcgatcaaatgaaagcggttccatatgcttcagctgtcggaagcttacagtatgcccaagtgtgcactcgccctgacttagcttttgtcaccggggttcttggtagatatcaaagtaatccaagtatagaacactggaagatggtaaagaaagcattgcgctacgcgcaaggcacaaaagaactcatgcttacatataagagatctgattccctagagataaaagggtattcggatgcagactttgcgggagacaaagatgatagaaaatccacgtctggatacgtattcactctcgcaggaggagctatctcatggagaagctcaaaacagaaagtaattgcgtcatcaacgatgcatgcagaattcatagcatgtcatgaggccacggggcaggcaatgtggctaaagaaatttatacccggattgagagtggttgactgtattcacagaccactaaagatgtactgcgacaatgaaccagcagtattctatgctcacaacaacaaatcaagcaatgcttccaaagccattgagataaagttttatgttgtgaaagacagaatccaggatcgcactataagtctcgagcatataagaacaaaagatatgcttgcggatccgctcacgaaaggcttacctcccaatgtgttcagagaacacttagccggcatgggtttaagggaaagcctatgattcctggattggaaaaggcccaaaagaaacagaattgtttcaaaatagagaggtgtgttgtagctgttgattctatcggcgattaagctgtgacgatgaggcatgctctacatattaatctacgatgaaacgaataaaagtgaaaaatgtaaagttaaaagtaaatgatgagatcaagggggggaatgttagattgatctccttcccaatgggcccaaaggcccatcggaaccttgatccgcgccctgatcgggggcgctcaccctagcaatgggtggtgggcccctgtcgcgctgcgctatataaacagggtgggggacccggctcggctcacgaggttcgccgtagccagccgccccaccgacacacctaccgatctaggtttgcgcagtagcggcgggaagcaccaccgccacctcaccggtgaccggactcggcactgcgcgtcgctgccttgcgcagactccaccaagcgaacccgcgatggccagcagctgtGCTGCTCCCACCtataggggtgaaggtacccctatccctctctctcactctcggcACACACACCAGGAACACCATGACACTCATGTTATTCacgatcccgactagatgtgcatctagagatcctaggcacggCCCTAACACGGGGAAGGTGGAGCAGGAGCGAGAGAGAGCCATCCTTGCTGGATAATTATAGGGTAAGACAAGACGTCCTTCTGTAAGATCGCAAATCATAGGATTGTAATTAGTAGAGCCGTGAAATTATATTGTAGATTATTGTACTAGCAAATTAAAATGGTACAATTATTGGTCTAGCAATTCAAATCCAAAAATTGTATGATAGAATAGATATTCTGACAACCAGGGTCTATAGTAGTGGTGGTCTGCCTCATCCAGACGCCAACTTGCTTATCTGTCCTGTTGGTCAGGCTCAGCGGGCATACGTTGTGCTCGTCCGGAACCGATGGTGGGAAGCGGAGCTCCAGCGGGTAGACGTCCAGCAGTctctttcctcttcttcctttttctcggTAAAGAAAAATAAGGCAGCCGATGGATTGATGTTTATCGTTTTAGTAGAAATCTGGGCCACAGACTGCTGTTAGTTGCTACAATGGTACTAGAGCGTAAATGTCACCTTCCCTATCTTATCTTACTATTTCACATAAATGTCACCATCCCTATCTTACAGTTACATCAGTAAAACCTAGTCGTGTGCTGAAAAATTCATGCAACACCTGAACAAAACTGGTCAGCACCCAGTTTGTTCACTGTAAACTAAAACAGATAAACCCTGCTCCTCAACTTAAAACCTCTGTAAACTTTCGAACTACTCAATACTCCAAAAAATTTTTGGAGGAATCACTGCCTGCATTGCTAATCAGGTAGTGCAGCTAACTTTATCACTTATCACTGCAACTGTTGGAAGATGGAGCAGAGTAGATTAACAAGACAACTGGAAACCCCAATGATATGGAGAATAATTCCATGTACAGATGTTCTCCACATGAGCACATGGTCACATGGAGAAGACAGCACACGCAAATCTTTGGAGTTCTCTGCATTTTGTTAAGTTTCCTGGGATCTCCAAGCAAAGAGAAGGACCAGTGAACTACCTGTACACAACGTGCTCCCAAGTCTGAATCCGTACTTGCTTCCTCTCACCAAACCCCGGCCGGATTTGGATTGGATGGACGCCGGAGTTTGGGTTGTTGCCACCAACGTAATTCCAAAATCCCCATTGGTGGCTTGGAGGGAGCTGAACTCATGTAGTATGTGATTTGCAATAGACTTGCAACCTACCTAAAGCTTTCTAATCCCCACAAAGAAGATATGCTAAATTATTAATTCAACAATAACACAGCATATCTAAAAGCAAAGGAATAATGCAGCGTCCAAAGTGCAAAATAGCAGCAGCATTTTTTTAACCTTGACTCGCAGATTTATGAACAATTAAACGAGGAACTGAACAAAGATTCAACCCAAAAACACATAGTATATATGAACCAAGACTAGTTAACCCACTCTCTAAATTACCTCAACTTTTTTTTACCTCTATACCTCTCCACACCAACCTTTATTACAATTCACCACCCCTCTTTCTTCCTTGTTTCCGGTAGACTAACAAGCCAAGCCAACCTACCTCGCCGGAGCAGAGCAAGCAGAGTCCAGAACAGAGCAACTGAGCAAGTCAGGTTAGACCTCGACGCGGCAGTAGGTGGGCGTCTGGAACCTGAGCCCGTGCGCCCCGACGACGCTGTATGTGCCGCTGCTGATGAAGTAAGCCGGGCAGGTGACGAAGATGTGGTAGTGCCCGGACGTCCAGCTCCCGACCTTCCACCTGACGCGTCCGTCGATCCTGACCTCCATGATGAGGTACCCGTTGGCGACGTCCTTCCTCATGGCGTCGGCGAGGAACGGCGCGAACGGAACGTTGGGCCCGGCCAGCACGGGCGACCACACGTCGACGTCGCCGTGGCCCTGGTACACTGTCGGGAGCCTGGACGCCAGCGTGACCTGCTGGTACTTGTAGGAGGCGTAGACGTCGAGGCGGTCGTAGTGGACCCCGACGCGGGCGTTGGGGTTGCGGGAGGCGATGGTCACCTGCGCCGCCGTCGAGAGCAGCGGCGCCGAGCCGTTGGAGAGGTCCAGCTGCCGGAGCGTGGcgtcctggaggatgaagcgcGGGTGGGTCgggtggaggacgaggaagacgatGAGCGCGATgacgccggcgaggagggcgaAGCCCAGCAGGATGATGAGAAGGCGGCGGCACGTCTGCTTGAACTCGTCGTCGCCGTGGTTGCCGCAGTCCTTGCTCATGGCTGACACCTgcggctgctggtggtggtggcggcgctcgctggctggctggctgttTGGGCTTCTTGCCTGGTGATGTGTGTGTTGGTGGAGGAGGCTTGAGGGAGGCTGTGAGGTGTGAGCTGGGTGTGTGTGGCTGTTTGGGAATGGTTTGTATTATATTTTGGTCACTCTTTGTTTATTATGTTCATGTTGAAAtcatggagggagggagggagagaaaggTGTCCATGTCGAGGGGCTTTCCTTTTGCCCGGGATGTGTCTGGCTTGCCCGATATATCATCATTGATGGAGAGATCTTTGGTTTCTTCCATTTTGATTTATTAAGCCATTCTCAATGTAAAATTTTATGCTTATATTTTCAAGAGTGCCACATaagcaaaaatatatttagttCATAAATGAAATACCTCACACAATGCATTGCTTcatattttgttgtttccaaatTACATGCAACTAATTTCTTCTCTTACCTTATAAATAGGGTGCCATGTCATTACAATTACCTACATGGCACCTCATTTATTGTTCATGAAACTGCCATTGAGAATGACCTTAGGGTGTGGTTCTAGGTGTAGGGATCTTTGGCATCATATTTATCAGGAATTCGTAAAGGAATTTCTATTGTTTATTTTAGTTCATGTCCAAATCATAATTTTGTGGCGTTCCAAACATCGAGACACAAATGTTGCAATCCATGATGATAAGGGGTGAAAACTATATATGGTTGGACAatctttttttccccaaaagaGCACTAAAAATAACCTTGGATTTTGCCCGTGTAATTTCAGTAAGTACCGATTATAAGTTAtgagtatatttttttttggaaaggaaCGGCAAAAGATTTGCCGTAATTTTTATTAGAAGTaggagaagaaaacaaaaaaaaaggaattgcCAAAACATGCAAGTTAGTAGTAATATAGTGGTACACACGTCTTTGCACAAGGCTACATTCATGTTTCCCTaacggaaaaaagaaaaagaaggaaagcaaAGAGGAAGATGAGACCATGCTTGGTGAGATGACATCGTGTGCAggcacagcacagcacagcaaCAGGAAATGGGAATGCTATCATTGGCATCCTGTATCATGCTACCCCCACATGGGAGGAAGAACACACATACGACTGGACCGTAGCGCGGATGCATTGAACTGAATCGAGCTAGCGGCTCACGGCTAATATCGTAGGACGACGGACCTTGACCGGGGTaacaagaagaaacaaaaaaaaaagactcgaTCGGTCGCTGTGAAGGGCATGCGTGTCGTGCCGTCCCTGCCCCCGGTATTTCGTACACCGGAGGGGCCCTTCTGTACACCACGCGGCGATTTCACACGAAGCCACCCGGTGCACCGACGTAGTACTGGGACCCTGGGCGCAGCGAGCGGCACGCGGATGCATCGCCACACGGCGCACTGCAGGCACGGCGCCGAACTTGGCGCACCCATGCAACGCAAGGCCTTTCTCGGCTGGCTGGCATCTCCCCGTCCCGTCTCCGATCGAGGAAAGCCGCTTTGATCTACTAATTTCTTTGGGCTGCCCCTAGAATCTGATTCTGCTCGCCTACCGCCACGACTGCAGCCAGGAGCTCGCAGCTTTGGCACGGATTCTTCCACCACTTGTAACTTGTTCTACGTAAACAACAACAAAGCGATCGAGGAAAAAACCCGTCGGAAAGCAGAGCACGAACGGGTCCACTTTCTCTGATTCCCAGAGCGGCGCCGGAGCAAAGCCGCCGGCGACAGGACGGGGCCCCCGCCACGCCGCGACCAGAGGTCCAAGTTCCTACAGGCAGAGGGGCGGAGATCGACGACCGAGCGGCAGGGACGCACATTTACGACTCGGAATGAATGCGAGCATATGGATGGGCGCAGAGAGAGAAACTAAAATAATCACCAGCGTGGCTGCTGCTTCTCCTTCGATGCCCTGCCCTGCCCTCTCAAGCCCACACGCAGGGCCGTCCAGTCTATTCATCTGGTGGTACCACTGCCTCCAAGCTTCCGCTGATGGCAAGGGACTCCCGTACCCAACACCGTCTCTCCACACCCTGTTTCACCAACTACGTTActgttaggggtgtttggatccttaactaaagtttagtccatattttcgaggttaattaggagtgtttggatccttaactaaagtttagtcatgtcacatcgaatcttcggagctaattaggaagattaaatatgagttaattataaaactaattacacagatggaggttaactcgcgagacgaatctattaagcctaattaattcatgattagcacatgtttactgtagcatcacattgtcaaatcatggactaattagacttaatagattcgtctaacGAATTAgcatccatctgtgcaattggttttgtaattagtatatgtttaatactcctaattagtatctgggAACCAAACGAACCTTTATTTTCTCCATTCTAAACTGTAGGTATAGTCATAGAGTCATGAATCCGAAAATACTAAAACTAGTATAAATTGGTCTCCACTTGTTCTGACCTCTGCTTACTACTACCAGGAAAGGAAGAACATAAGGCTCCACCCCCTCCTTTCCTGCTGCCAAGGAAAAACAACCCTTGGTGTTTGCTACAGGGAGCTAACTATTATAGTATGCTACAGACAATGCATCATTCCTTATGGTCCAGTCAAGGAGGATAAGATCGTATCCCAGCGCaggggcagggcaaccccaggCCACTCCCGCACCAAGGGCACCGAACCCCTGCAAATCCTACACCATTCCAAGCGCGAGAGCCTCCCGCGATCGTCCTTCCTCCGCAACAAGACACGCAGATATCTTCCAATAAACTTCTTccaagctactccctccatttcaaattgtatattattttagcttttctaagtttataatattattatgcaactaaacatacactatatctaaatattaaatcaaaacgacctataatttggaacgggagGAGTAGTTGCTATGGCCCCTCACTAACCCTCAGAGAGGCCAAAGCCATCTCTCCCAAAGCCGTCTTCTTCCACAATAGACCACCTACCAACTGGAGGCTCTCAGCtcaagtactcaactcaagaaaGAAATCAAGCTCCTCCAGCCCCGGGTGATCCAAGGCGTTTGGTCACCAAACCTCGGCCGCATCTCCCCTATCCTGTCACCCGTAACCATGACCGTCCAAACCACAGAGAAGCAACTAGCCAACCATGCCTGCGGCAGCAATGATGATGCTCTTAGCCAGCAGCTAATGAACTAACGTGGCTGCAGCACACCATTCACATCACAGAAATGACTTGAAATAAGCTACTGGCTACTGCACTGAGCGACGCAGACGACATGGTGTGGGCAGTGGCCCTCCCTATACTGAATGCAGCATTGCAGCAGCGTTTCATGGTACAGGCAGAGGCAGGCCCAGCGTTTAAGGAGAAACATGGCATGAGCAGGGGTGCAGTGATGTGAAGGGCCACTGTCTGAATCAGGATCATCAACATGCCTGCCAGGCCACCACCACCCCCCTAATTGGATGATAACGCATCATACCAGCCAGGTTGTATCAACTTGGTAGCATCAGCTGACATAATAGAAATCATTGAGTGTTGTGATGTGATGCCAAAATTACATCTCATACGACTAACAGTAGACAGGACGACGCAGGAAGGCAGGTGCCAACCAGCTTCAATCAATTTTTTTCCCCCGAAAGATAGCTTCAATCAATTAGATGAACAAAGGAACCATCTCTCCAAATCAATTAGATCAATGGTGTTAACATGTGAAGTTGTAGCTCTATGCAAATGCAAGAAACCAACTCTTCAAACCACAGTTGCTGTATTCAGGGACAATGTAGTCTTCCTGGTGCAAGGAAGGTGACGCACATGAACAGGACAGCAAATGGGCACTATGAGTGACAATCCGGCATCCATCTCCATGTAACCAGAGAGCTTGTTTTCAAGCACTAACTCAATGTACAAAGTTCCCTGAACCCCCCACACCGTGTAGAATAACCACCATGCACAAACATTCTTGCCATAAATTTGCACAACCACTCATACTGAAACCATCATAGATACAAAGGTCAAATTCCCACTAAGCATAATCATTCTGGACTTCTCTCGCTTGGTATTCTACTACAGCCAGCTATATTTGCCCAGCTATTACCCCATCAAATCAATGTTGATCAACTTCTTGTAGTGCCAGTTAGCTTCTCATACCTATGGAATGATCTCCCTCTGATCAGCATCCCAGGTAGTCAACAAACATGGATGGTGATCCTAATAACATAAGAGCAAACAGTTAACTAAGTCCAGATATCATACAGAAGGTGCTAAGAATATAGTTTGTCCAATCCAGGGTCTCCAGTTTACAACAGTATACTACTCGAATGAAAAAGAAACTAAAGTTTGGATCTGTAATGCAAGCATAGACTATGAACGAGGAAAAACTCTATAGGCACCAAGAGTACCATAATCGCTAATGCGCTATTGGCAGCACACAAAAAAAACAGAGTAAAAGATAAAACAGAATAAACAAGCAATTAAGAAAAGGCAAAGTTTTCTGTATAGCGCCCAGGCAGTGATTCATGAGATCCCGTAACAACAGCAAACATATGTAACAAAGAAAATCACTACTTTATCTGTTTCCTAAAAGATGAAATACAAAAAGTAGATCATTTTGCAGTCCTGCACGACCCAGCATTAAATAATAGCTAGAACTCTAAAACATGTGGAAACATCATTCGTGCGGACCACCCAAAATGGCCTCCAAGCCATAATGGTGTGCAGACTAATGCTTGGCAAAACCACAAAAGTATAATACACATGAATTTCAGAACTTGAATTGCATATTTAGCAAGCAGAAATAACGGTAACCACATCCAATGTTTAGCAAGCTGAAATAACAGTAACCAGATCGTGCTTAATTCCCCCCTATCACTATTAATTTCCATTAAAACGTTCATGCAACTACGATGTAAGGGTCATCTTTATTACCCTGATATTAGCATCAATATAAAACCCAGTATTTCACAATGTACACCAGAACTTAATACATTCATTAATATGAGCATGCCAACAAAGTAGAActatcaacaaaaaaaaaatgagcatgCCTTCCATGTATTCACGGAGGTCAGGTCTCTAAATAGTGATTGAACAGAGGACACATCCTTTGACCCTTGAAGACTCATTGGACGCATTATATACAGTTCGTTACTATGAAGCATTCTAAACATAAATCGGTGAAGATTAACACTAATATGACAGGTTTTGGGCACGAAGCAATAAGGCTCAAAGCGAATATCAACATCCTACTTTACATTGCAAGATATAGTGTTGATAGTCCACAACTTCCTGTCAAGGAACTTTCATGCTTTAAAATAAAGATCCACATCACCCAGCTCAGCAGTTCTACACTATGGCCAATCATATGTGGGAAATGACAATCAAAAGCATCCTAAGAATTTGTGCTGTTCGCAAACATTAGCTTCAAATTGCTACAGAATTCATCAACTAAAAATTAGTACATCTTGTATTGCGATCAACCATGTGAAAGACAAACCATAGGTACGGACCATGACTAAAATCTTACCGTACCAGGCAAAGCTCTATGTTCATCTGTCCTCAATAGCACTAGGCGCCTCAGTGATTCAGCCATAACTACTGCCAGTTCATATGAATTGCTACAAGAATTGCCCACTTCGGGATAGGCGCCTCCATCCACCCATTGCTTGATAGGTAATGGCCGCTTATCACACCTAATTGACCTAGGCACCAACCTGTCTACGATTTAGTGATTGGTGCTTTTTAAAACACTGTAGGCCATATAGACAAAATAGGGTAGGTTAGGGCCAACTATACCAAGGCAGAACACAAACATAAGCCAATCCAAACATCTGGCACTGGAATGGTCTTTGGCATTCACTACATCATGCATGTGTTACAGAATCTTAAAattgaaaaaagaaattaataCAACTGTAGGTTTTCCAAATTCATAGTGACCTTCACAGCTATTGATGTGGCCAGGTTTTCTCCGTTGCTTAACTGGGAGAGTAGAGAACCCAGGCTAGTCAAACATATAGGGTTATATACGTTTTTTTTGTCCATTTGTGGTAACGTACTCACATTGCCTTTGACATTTGCCACAGACGTCACTACCATTGAAATTCCCACAAAACCAATTCCTCTCTGCTCAAATCTAAATGAACAAGTAACTCGCACAAACAAGGACAGGATTGAAGAAAAAATGCTAGCCCCTTGAAACCCAATCAACACGACATATTTCACAGGATTGAAAACCTCTACAGTGGCCAACATCCCAACACAATACTAATGGGTTTTCTGCACGTTCATAAGTAAAAAAAAGATGGTTTGCGAATGGGTTCGCAGACAAAATTGATACAAAAGTGAATTAGGCACCGCAATAACCAATTCATATGAACCCTGCCTAAGCACCCTGTTGCCAGCCTAAAATTGCATTGATCTTTTGCTTAATTGACTATGCATTGGCAACAAGATTCTACGGAGTCAAAAGAACCATTTGATACAAGTATAAGTTTGCCATGTTTCCTGTTGCttagcataggatattattcaGGGTTATAGTCAAACATCTGTTGGGCTTCTtaatacattttttttctctatttaTAGCACCATAGTCTCACTGCCGTTGACATTTGACCCCAACACGACTCTGCCATTGATAATTCTACACTACCATTCCCTATCTGCTTTCACGCAAATGAAGTAGTGCACATGAACAAAGGGACAAATCAAGGCTTTGTATTTTGCACGCCACATTGGAATCACACTATCCCCAACATAATGCTAGTCCTTGGATAGTTGGATCCACACAAAACCTTCACCGCCTCCGTTCCGAACGTCCAATTAAGGCATTGAAATTAGAGGTAAATGACAGAAGAGTAAAAATCACGACTACTACTGACCTTTTCACAACACGACATCACACTGCCTTGGCGGCCCATTGAAGGCTGCCTCGGTGGAATTCTTCCCGCGGAAAACCACCTGCACGCCGTCGCACATGACCCTCATGACCCTCCGTCGCGTGCGCCAGCCCCCTCTGTCGAAGACCGCGACGGCCATGAGCCTGACCTGGACCTCGACCgtgccccctcctccacccccgcTCTTGAGCGGCGCTGCGTCGTCGGGCCCCACGTaggcgtcgtcgacgacgaggcggaAGGCGAGCGTGGTGGTGTTGCCGGGCCCCTGGCTGAATGGCGCGAGCGAGGCGACCGCGatcggggaggagggcgcgaagGAGACTGACGCGAGGGGCGAGAAGTAGGTGACGGAGAGCTTGGCGTTGGGGTTGGCGGCGAGTAGCGCGGCGTCGAAGgaggcggagagggaggagttGGAGGGGGAGTAGGCGACGCGGGAGAGGGCGAGGGAGGTGAGGGAGAAGGCGGGGGCCCGCGGGCGGAGGAGCAGCCAGACGATGAaggtggcggcgccgaggaggaggaaggcgccgacgacggccgcgaggaggcggcgcaagcaggtcggcggcggcgggtggggcgagtagtggtggtggtggggcggAGGGGGGTAGGGGTAGTGGTTgtggtggggcggcggcgggtggtggttgtggttgtggtgaGGGGGGGCGGGGTAGGGGTACGCGACGCCGAAGGCCGCGGTGCCGTTGGCGGCagcggagggaggcggcgcggcggcgaagtAGGGGGCGGCGCTGGGGTTCCCGTTGCCGTTGGGGGAAGGGTTGGCGGGGTAGCCCatggcgggggccgggggcgggggcttGGAGCCGGGGTGGTCCGGCGGgtgcgcggaggaggaggaggagggctgcATGCCGGATTGCTGCTGGATCCGGCGGGGGAGTGGCGCTGCGCTGGTCGGTGAGAGCTGGTGGTGCCTGGTGGTGGGGTTTGCTTTTGGTTTGgcgagagggggagggggaggtgaTGGTGATTTGGGATCTAACCCGAGTCCGTGAGACGTTGATTTGTTCCTTGGCCGCAGCAGATGCGCGCGCACGCGGCGGATGAATCCTGTTCCGTTCTATCTTCACCGTATTTTCCTCGTGGTTTATCCCCCTCCGATTCATTTAAATTATGAACAAAAATTCTATCTTCCTCGTGGATTGCACTGATGATGTAGAAAGTTGCATTGGCGGTTGTGGGGAGAGTAGATGGAGGACGGGGACGGCGAGGATGGTCTAACAGCAACTTCAAGAggttgct
This genomic window from Setaria viridis chromosome 8, Setaria_viridis_v4.0, whole genome shotgun sequence contains:
- the LOC117866162 gene encoding NDR1/HIN1-like protein 1 — translated: MSKDCGNHGDDEFKQTCRRLLIILLGFALLAGVIALIVFLVLHPTHPRFILQDATLRQLDLSNGSAPLLSTAAQVTIASRNPNARVGVHYDRLDVYASYKYQQVTLASRLPTVYQGHGDVDVWSPVLAGPNVPFAPFLADAMRKDVANGYLIMEVRIDGRVRWKVGSWTSGHYHIFVTCPAYFISSGTYSVVGAHGLRFQTPTYCRVEV
- the LOC117833562 gene encoding NDR1/HIN1-like protein 10; this translates as MQPSSSSSAHPPDHPGSKPPPPAPAMGYPANPSPNGNGNPSAAPYFAAAPPPSAAANGTAAFGVAYPYPAPPHHNHNHHPPPPHHNHYPYPPPPHHHHYSPHPPPPTCLRRLLAAVVGAFLLLGAATFIVWLLLRPRAPAFSLTSLALSRVAYSPSNSSLSASFDAALLAANPNAKLSVTYFSPLASVSFAPSSPIAVASLAPFSQGPGNTTTLAFRLVVDDAYVGPDDAAPLKSGGGGGGTVEVQVRLMAVAVFDRGGWRTRRRVMRVMCDGVQVVFRGKNSTEAAFNGPPRQCDVVL